Proteins found in one Arthrobacter pascens genomic segment:
- a CDS encoding Rv2578c family radical SAM protein translates to MRWDAQALMPQPAETAGTGPSPALLPLAGLVRSVTTPEFAGITFHEVTAKSVLNKVVAGSRMPFEWTVNPYRGCSHACVYCFARKSHTYLDFDAGLDFDSQVVVKVNAAEVLRKELAKPSWGRHQVALGTNTDPYQRAEGRYKLMPGIISALADSGTPLSILTKGTLLARDIPLLKRAAAQVPVGVGISLAMTDEALSEAVEPGTPGPRARLKLISRLRDAGLPCGVMAMPILPWLSDSDDALDALFGSLAAAGATGVTAGALYLKPGTREWFMQWIAANHPELAGRYRRLYGTGSYASKEYRAWLAGRIRHFKERHGFSGSHGFSHRDLEDDPRGEEAQYPAGSLPPAGGSGAASRQAGNTQSAAEGQRQQPTLF, encoded by the coding sequence ATGAGATGGGATGCACAAGCGCTGATGCCGCAACCCGCGGAAACCGCCGGAACAGGGCCGTCCCCCGCCCTGCTTCCCCTCGCCGGACTGGTCCGGTCGGTAACCACTCCCGAGTTTGCGGGAATCACCTTCCACGAGGTCACCGCAAAATCGGTGCTCAACAAAGTGGTTGCCGGTTCGCGGATGCCGTTCGAATGGACAGTAAACCCGTACCGCGGCTGCAGCCATGCCTGTGTCTACTGCTTTGCACGGAAGAGCCACACGTACCTGGATTTTGACGCCGGTCTGGACTTCGACAGCCAGGTGGTGGTCAAGGTCAATGCCGCCGAGGTCCTCCGGAAAGAGCTGGCCAAGCCGTCCTGGGGGCGCCATCAGGTGGCGTTGGGCACCAACACGGACCCCTACCAGCGCGCCGAAGGCCGCTACAAGCTGATGCCGGGAATCATTTCGGCGCTCGCCGATTCAGGCACTCCACTGTCCATTCTCACCAAGGGAACGCTGCTGGCGCGGGACATCCCCCTCCTGAAGCGGGCCGCGGCTCAAGTTCCGGTGGGTGTCGGGATATCCCTGGCCATGACGGATGAGGCCCTCTCAGAAGCCGTGGAGCCGGGGACTCCCGGACCCCGCGCCAGGCTGAAACTGATTTCCCGACTCCGGGACGCCGGCCTGCCATGCGGGGTGATGGCCATGCCCATCCTCCCTTGGCTGTCTGACAGCGACGATGCGCTGGACGCCCTCTTCGGGTCGCTGGCGGCGGCAGGAGCCACCGGGGTGACCGCCGGCGCCCTGTACCTGAAACCGGGTACGCGGGAGTGGTTCATGCAGTGGATCGCAGCGAACCATCCGGAGCTTGCGGGCCGCTACCGCCGGCTCTACGGCACGGGTTCCTATGCCTCAAAGGAGTACCGGGCCTGGCTCGCCGGGAGGATCCGCCACTTCAAGGAGCGCCATGGCTTCTCCGGCTCCCACGGCTTCAGCCATCGCGATCTCGAGGACGATCCCCGCGGCGAAGAAGCGCAGTATCCGGCTGGCAGCCTCCCTCCCGCAGGGGGATCCGGGGCGGCATCACGGCAGGCTGGGAATACCCAATCTGCCGCCGAAGGGCAGCGTCAGCAGCCCACCCTGTTCTAG
- a CDS encoding (deoxy)nucleoside triphosphate pyrophosphohydrolase, which translates to MTGQILVVGGAVLDSLGEPTRMLVARRTAPEQFAGLWEFPGGKVEPDEAPEAALHRELREELGIGVRLGSELHAVTAAGWPLSEKASMRVWLAEIAQGEPRPLEDHDEVKWFSLADGDEALNLPWIPADFPIVRALLQSLDVRSDSATGS; encoded by the coding sequence GTGACTGGACAGATACTCGTAGTTGGCGGAGCTGTGCTGGACTCCCTGGGTGAGCCCACAAGGATGCTGGTGGCGCGGCGTACTGCTCCCGAGCAGTTTGCCGGGCTGTGGGAATTCCCCGGCGGCAAAGTTGAACCGGACGAGGCGCCGGAGGCCGCGCTTCACCGGGAACTTCGGGAGGAACTGGGGATCGGCGTGCGGCTGGGATCTGAGCTTCACGCCGTCACGGCTGCCGGCTGGCCCCTCAGTGAGAAGGCATCCATGCGGGTATGGCTGGCAGAGATTGCCCAAGGGGAACCCCGGCCCCTTGAGGACCACGACGAGGTGAAGTGGTTCAGCCTGGCGGACGGTGATGAAGCCCTCAATCTTCCCTGGATCCCTGCCGACTTCCCGATTGTCCGGGCTCTCCTTCAATCCCTGGATGTGCGCTCGGATTCAGCAACCGGCAGCTGA
- a CDS encoding MFS transporter has translation MSSVLQTPSATTARTPRVGPAIISLAMGGFGIGVTEFTMMGLLKEVEQGLKITTPEAGNLISAYALGVVVGAPLLAAVGAKLPRKYLALGLMLFFSLANLTSFIAPDYGSMLVSRFAAGLPHGAFFGVAAVIAASLVSPTRRGWAISMVMAGLTVSNVVGVPLATWVGQAYGWRLLFLLVGAIGLLTLGLLWRFVPFQDAHPDASIRRELGALKRLQVWLAILIGIVGFGGFFATYTYIAHTMTGVAGIPSPLLPIVVALYGLGMVAGNIVGGRIADRSVMGTIYRVLPGIAVALVVYAVAVHWPWSAFVMVFVVGAAGSMLVPALQTRLLDASPDAPSLASSLNHAALNVANALGAFLGGVVIAWGWGYVAPAVVGAVLAVLGLAVAVISGLLERKKPLAA, from the coding sequence ATGAGCAGCGTCCTCCAGACCCCTTCCGCGACCACCGCCCGGACCCCGCGCGTTGGCCCTGCCATTATTTCCCTGGCCATGGGCGGCTTCGGTATCGGTGTCACGGAGTTCACCATGATGGGACTGCTGAAGGAGGTGGAGCAGGGACTGAAGATCACCACGCCGGAGGCCGGAAACCTGATCTCGGCATATGCCCTGGGCGTGGTGGTGGGCGCTCCCTTGCTCGCCGCGGTAGGTGCCAAACTCCCCCGCAAGTACCTCGCCTTGGGACTGATGCTCTTTTTCAGCCTCGCGAACCTGACATCATTCATCGCCCCCGACTACGGCAGCATGCTGGTTTCCCGCTTCGCGGCAGGACTTCCCCACGGGGCGTTCTTCGGTGTCGCAGCTGTTATTGCCGCCTCACTCGTGTCCCCCACGCGGCGCGGCTGGGCCATCTCCATGGTCATGGCGGGCCTGACGGTGTCAAACGTGGTCGGGGTTCCGCTGGCCACCTGGGTTGGCCAAGCCTATGGCTGGCGCCTGCTGTTCCTCCTGGTGGGAGCCATAGGGCTGCTGACCCTGGGCCTCCTGTGGAGGTTTGTCCCGTTTCAGGACGCCCACCCCGATGCGAGCATCCGACGGGAACTCGGCGCCCTCAAGCGGCTGCAGGTCTGGTTGGCCATCTTGATCGGCATTGTCGGCTTTGGAGGATTTTTCGCAACCTACACCTACATTGCCCACACCATGACGGGGGTCGCCGGGATTCCGTCGCCGCTGCTTCCGATCGTAGTTGCTTTGTATGGCCTCGGAATGGTTGCTGGCAACATCGTGGGCGGCAGGATTGCCGACAGGTCCGTGATGGGAACGATCTACCGCGTACTGCCGGGTATCGCCGTCGCCCTCGTGGTCTATGCGGTGGCCGTCCACTGGCCGTGGTCCGCGTTTGTCATGGTGTTTGTGGTGGGAGCCGCCGGTTCGATGCTGGTGCCCGCCCTGCAGACCCGTTTGCTGGACGCGTCGCCGGACGCGCCGTCCCTGGCGTCCTCGCTCAACCACGCCGCCCTCAATGTTGCGAACGCCTTGGGTGCTTTCCTTGGCGGGGTAGTGATCGCCTGGGGCTGGGGCTACGTTGCGCCGGCTGTCGTGGGGGCCGTCCTGGCCGTCCTCGGCCTGGCAGTCGCCGTCATCAGCGGACTCCTGGAACGCAAAAAGCCGCTGGCCGCCTGA
- a CDS encoding GlsB/YeaQ/YmgE family stress response membrane protein, giving the protein MGFLAWIILGLIVGAIVKAVMPGKVGGGWVTSLVLGVVGAIVGGWIGSLLFARGDLAFFDLGTWILAIIGGLLVAGIYGAITGRSGSTRAP; this is encoded by the coding sequence ATGGGTTTTCTTGCTTGGATTATTCTCGGCCTCATAGTAGGGGCCATCGTCAAGGCTGTCATGCCCGGCAAAGTGGGCGGCGGCTGGGTCACCAGCCTGGTACTCGGCGTGGTTGGTGCGATTGTGGGCGGCTGGATCGGAAGCCTTCTTTTCGCCAGGGGCGATCTCGCCTTCTTTGATCTGGGCACCTGGATCCTTGCGATCATTGGCGGCCTGCTAGTGGCCGGCATTTATGGCGCCATCACGGGACGCAGCGGGAGCACCCGCGCGCCCTGA
- a CDS encoding TrmH family RNA methyltransferase: MNETGRPQDFPLSNPRADRVRDVAKLAGRPARLKRGQFLAEGPQSVREALRLHQQRLAAGAPGVVHEVFASEACLDRFPEFDDLAAGTNARLATDDVLAAMADTVNPQGIIAVCGFVDVSLEEVLDAGPRLIAVLCQVRDPGNAGTVLRAADAAGADAVVLTGSSVDIYNPKAVRSTAGSLFHLPVVLGADIDEVAAACRTRGIGLLAADGYGDLNLDVLQDENAARRMAVSGTGSAYALENPTAWLFGNEAQGLSEVELALADHRVAVPVYGAAESLNLGTAATVCLYASARSQQGRAPASG, encoded by the coding sequence ATGAACGAAACCGGGCGCCCGCAAGATTTTCCACTGTCCAACCCCCGAGCTGATCGGGTCAGGGACGTGGCGAAGCTTGCCGGGCGCCCGGCCCGTTTAAAGCGGGGACAGTTCCTGGCTGAGGGCCCGCAGTCCGTGCGCGAAGCCCTGCGGCTGCACCAGCAGAGGCTCGCGGCTGGGGCGCCGGGCGTGGTGCATGAGGTTTTCGCCAGCGAAGCATGCCTTGACCGGTTCCCGGAATTTGATGATTTGGCTGCGGGCACTAACGCCCGGCTGGCCACGGATGACGTGCTGGCCGCCATGGCTGACACCGTGAACCCCCAAGGGATTATTGCCGTGTGCGGCTTCGTGGACGTCAGCCTGGAAGAAGTGCTCGACGCCGGCCCGCGCCTGATCGCCGTCCTGTGCCAGGTCAGGGACCCCGGGAACGCCGGGACGGTGCTGCGTGCTGCGGATGCCGCCGGCGCCGACGCAGTGGTCCTCACAGGATCGAGCGTGGACATCTACAACCCCAAGGCAGTCCGTTCCACGGCCGGTTCGCTTTTCCACCTTCCAGTGGTCCTCGGTGCGGACATCGATGAAGTGGCCGCCGCCTGCAGGACGCGGGGGATAGGCCTTCTGGCGGCGGACGGATATGGAGACCTCAACCTGGACGTCCTCCAGGACGAAAACGCTGCCCGTCGTATGGCGGTGTCGGGTACAGGGTCCGCGTATGCGCTGGAGAACCCCACGGCGTGGCTCTTCGGTAACGAGGCCCAGGGACTCTCTGAAGTCGAGCTGGCGTTGGCTGACCACCGGGTGGCGGTGCCTGTCTATGGGGCGGCGGAGAGCCTCAACCTTGGCACCGCAGCGACCGTTTGCCTCTATGCAAGTGCACGGTCCCAGCAGGGCCGCGCACCGGCTTCGGGGTAG
- the rplT gene encoding 50S ribosomal protein L20, whose amino-acid sequence MARVKRAVNAHKKRRVILERAKGYRGQRSRLYRKAKEQLLHSFVYSYGDRKKKKGDFRRLWIQRINAASRANGLTYNRLIQGLKAAEVEVDRRMLAELAVSDANAFAALVKIAKDSLPADTSAPAVQAEAAPKAAKKPAAKKPAAKKPAAEAAAK is encoded by the coding sequence GTGGCACGTGTGAAGAGGGCGGTAAACGCCCACAAGAAGCGCAGGGTTATCCTCGAACGCGCAAAGGGCTACCGGGGACAGCGCTCACGCCTGTACCGCAAGGCCAAAGAGCAGCTGCTGCACTCGTTTGTGTACAGCTACGGTGACCGTAAGAAGAAGAAGGGCGACTTCCGCCGCCTGTGGATCCAGCGCATCAACGCTGCATCCCGCGCGAACGGCCTCACCTACAACCGTCTGATCCAGGGGCTCAAGGCCGCCGAGGTTGAGGTTGACCGCCGCATGCTCGCCGAGCTGGCTGTTTCCGACGCCAACGCCTTCGCCGCTCTGGTGAAGATTGCCAAGGATTCCCTGCCCGCCGACACGTCCGCTCCGGCCGTCCAGGCTGAAGCAGCGCCGAAGGCTGCCAAGAAGCCTGCCGCCAAGAAGCCTGCTGCCAAGAAGCCTGCCGCTGAGGCAGCTGCCAAGTAA
- the rpmI gene encoding 50S ribosomal protein L35, whose translation MPKMKTHSGAKKRFKLTGSGKLRRQQANRRHYLEHKSSRLTRRLAGDKIVFKGDAKVIRKMLGI comes from the coding sequence ATGCCGAAGATGAAGACCCACAGTGGTGCTAAGAAGCGCTTCAAGCTGACAGGCAGCGGCAAGCTGCGCCGCCAGCAGGCCAACCGCCGCCACTACCTCGAGCACAAGTCCTCCAGGCTGACACGTCGCCTTGCCGGCGACAAGATCGTCTTCAAGGGCGACGCCAAGGTCATCCGGAAGATGCTCGGCATCTAA
- the infC gene encoding translation initiation factor IF-3, with protein MRLVGPAGEQVGIVRIEDALRLAAESDLDLVEVAPQAKPPVCKLMDFGKYKYEAAVKAREARKNQTNTVLKEIRFRLKIDTHDYETKRGHALRFLGAGDKVKAMIQFRGREQQRPEMGIRLLQRFADDVADVGVVESSPRIDGRNMVMVVGPLKNKAEAKAEARRATQRAEAKAQNEAKASGGRIDVSGDEQAPLTQSLADLLPEGFAITTEPETEAPESEEPAAVEAAPAEAAVAEPAAEASAIEVATAAETPVEEVAPKEAPKQAAPKTAAPKREAPKAAPPAAKAPAAAKPAEAAKPAEAAPAPAPAAPRPAAVPSPPKPVARPAAPKPAARPAPKAAPKPASKKTT; from the coding sequence GTGCGGCTGGTCGGCCCTGCAGGTGAACAGGTAGGAATCGTCCGTATTGAGGATGCCCTGCGTTTGGCTGCCGAGTCCGATCTTGATCTCGTTGAAGTTGCACCGCAGGCGAAGCCTCCGGTGTGCAAGCTGATGGACTTCGGCAAGTACAAGTACGAGGCCGCCGTCAAGGCACGTGAAGCCCGGAAGAACCAGACCAACACTGTTCTGAAGGAAATCCGCTTCCGCCTGAAGATCGACACCCACGACTACGAGACCAAGCGCGGACATGCACTGCGCTTCCTCGGCGCCGGCGACAAGGTGAAGGCCATGATCCAGTTCCGCGGCCGCGAGCAGCAGCGTCCGGAGATGGGCATCCGCCTGCTCCAGCGCTTTGCGGACGACGTTGCAGACGTGGGCGTAGTTGAATCAAGCCCGCGCATCGATGGCCGCAACATGGTGATGGTCGTGGGGCCGCTTAAGAACAAGGCCGAGGCCAAGGCTGAAGCACGCCGTGCGACGCAGCGCGCAGAAGCAAAGGCGCAGAACGAAGCGAAGGCTTCGGGCGGCCGAATCGACGTCTCCGGCGACGAGCAGGCACCGCTGACGCAGTCTCTGGCGGATCTTCTCCCGGAGGGTTTCGCCATCACCACCGAGCCGGAAACCGAGGCACCCGAATCCGAGGAGCCCGCCGCAGTTGAGGCCGCCCCGGCCGAAGCCGCGGTGGCTGAACCGGCCGCTGAGGCTTCCGCTATTGAGGTGGCCACTGCTGCTGAGACTCCGGTCGAGGAAGTCGCACCGAAGGAAGCACCCAAGCAGGCCGCTCCGAAGACTGCCGCTCCCAAGCGCGAGGCTCCCAAGGCTGCGCCGCCCGCTGCCAAGGCACCTGCTGCTGCTAAGCCGGCGGAAGCTGCTAAGCCGGCGGAAGCTGCACCCGCCCCGGCGCCCGCAGCTCCGAGGCCAGCCGCAGTTCCCTCGCCTCCGAAGCCGGTGGCCAGGCCTGCAGCCCCAAAGCCAGCTGCAAGGCCCGCCCCCAAGGCGGCGCCGAAGCCCGCCAGCAAGAAGACCACCTAG
- a CDS encoding DUF1844 domain-containing protein, with product MSTPDSNSHVFAPADTRGDVSEQIRDISEVPAIEVITTAAVHLMSAAAVKLGLAAEDNAEELKDLDEARKLITALAGLVTAAAPEIGSQHAGPLRDGLRSLQLAFREESIIPDAPGKGPGEKYTGAVN from the coding sequence ATGAGTACCCCAGACAGTAATTCACACGTTTTCGCGCCCGCAGACACCCGGGGCGACGTGTCAGAACAGATCCGCGACATCTCCGAAGTGCCGGCCATTGAGGTCATCACCACGGCCGCCGTCCACCTTATGAGCGCAGCAGCCGTGAAGCTTGGCCTGGCAGCCGAGGACAACGCCGAGGAGCTCAAGGACCTGGATGAGGCCCGCAAGCTCATCACCGCCCTCGCCGGGCTGGTGACCGCTGCGGCACCTGAGATCGGTTCCCAGCATGCCGGTCCTTTGCGCGACGGCCTCCGGTCGCTCCAGCTTGCCTTCCGTGAAGAGTCCATCATCCCGGACGCTCCAGGCAAGGGTCCGGGCGAGAAGTACACCGGCGCTGTTAACTAG
- a CDS encoding MFS transporter, whose protein sequence is MNFALYRELLAVRPIRRLLLVGMIARIPHSAAGVLLTLHIVLTLDQGYAAAGAAAAVMTIGIAVGAPWRGRRVDTVGLRKALIPSVVSETIIWSAVPHVSYEWLLPLVFIGGLLTLPIFSVVRQSLGILADGDQRRTAFALDAITTEVVFMIGPAAGAVVATSGFTVLGLTVVGVSTSLAGLFLMWFNPPTRSTVRTADCAADQQHAAEAAVVSAAPAHLQGAAAELAPAGARGSAADGRAGLRHRMAHNFTWFTATVAAVFAVAAGAGMVLSGTDVGIVAALETGGHQGEIGIVFLFWCAASVVGGLIYGAMHRPVSPIVLLLGMAALTIPMGFAHDTWTLALLSLLPGLLCAPVLSAASEKVAELVDEGRRGEAMGWYGSALTGGVALGAPLAGVFIDGIGSSGGFVSVGVAGVALCLVGLLLQARRRRRSAV, encoded by the coding sequence GTGAACTTCGCTCTATACCGGGAGCTGCTGGCGGTGCGGCCCATCAGGCGGCTGCTTCTGGTCGGCATGATTGCCCGCATACCGCATTCGGCGGCAGGTGTGCTGCTGACCCTGCACATTGTCCTCACACTTGACCAAGGCTATGCCGCGGCAGGAGCGGCGGCCGCTGTGATGACAATCGGCATCGCCGTGGGTGCACCGTGGCGGGGACGCCGGGTTGACACCGTAGGCCTGCGCAAGGCCCTGATCCCATCCGTGGTGTCAGAAACCATTATTTGGTCGGCCGTTCCGCACGTGTCCTACGAATGGCTGCTGCCGCTCGTGTTCATCGGCGGACTGCTGACCCTGCCGATCTTCAGTGTGGTGCGCCAGTCCCTCGGAATCCTGGCCGACGGCGACCAGCGGCGCACCGCCTTCGCCCTTGACGCCATCACCACCGAGGTGGTGTTTATGATCGGACCTGCTGCGGGAGCTGTCGTGGCGACCAGCGGCTTCACCGTACTGGGGCTCACTGTGGTGGGGGTGTCAACGTCACTGGCCGGGCTGTTCCTCATGTGGTTCAATCCACCCACCCGCAGCACCGTCCGAACCGCCGACTGTGCAGCCGATCAGCAACACGCGGCGGAAGCGGCAGTGGTATCCGCCGCGCCCGCCCACCTCCAAGGCGCTGCTGCAGAACTCGCCCCTGCCGGAGCACGTGGATCCGCAGCGGACGGACGCGCCGGGCTCCGGCACAGGATGGCGCACAATTTTACCTGGTTCACAGCCACCGTAGCCGCGGTTTTCGCGGTTGCCGCGGGTGCGGGAATGGTGCTGAGCGGCACGGACGTGGGCATCGTCGCAGCCTTGGAAACCGGCGGACACCAGGGAGAGATCGGAATCGTCTTCCTCTTTTGGTGTGCGGCATCCGTGGTGGGAGGGCTGATTTATGGTGCCATGCACCGCCCCGTTTCGCCCATTGTTCTGTTGCTGGGAATGGCGGCCCTGACTATCCCGATGGGATTCGCCCACGACACCTGGACGCTGGCCCTTTTGTCCCTCCTGCCCGGCCTGCTGTGCGCGCCCGTGCTCTCGGCCGCGTCTGAAAAAGTGGCAGAGCTCGTGGACGAGGGACGGCGGGGCGAAGCGATGGGCTGGTATGGCTCCGCCCTGACCGGAGGCGTGGCGCTCGGGGCACCCCTGGCTGGTGTCTTCATTGACGGCATCGGATCCTCCGGCGGATTTGTATCCGTGGGAGTGGCCGGTGTGGCGCTGTGCCTGGTGGGGCTGCTGCTGCAGGCGCGCAGGCGGCGCCGCTCGGCCGTCTGA
- a CDS encoding SseB family protein translates to MDSSGKGQAAGNGPAPRHLPGHIAAALAGAGGPADSAGQPWAGRSLAGDDGKIHNFEDDDGTADAGYVTAVRGLLDGTGDEAAVVASLATARVFIPVIAQLAEEAEGAGGLSADKQADMALVTLKAADGRTAIPAFTSAAALAAWHPGARPVAVYAARAALSAVAEGAELLVLDPGSDVTFVVRRPAVWALAQQHGWIPSYADEEVAAEVSAAAAGFPAVRNIALLPGSGVPTASGTGAQLPGGGAGPELQVVLYLEDGLDSAAVQELVTGLQSVWSRNVLFGERVDSIEIKLRRAAQ, encoded by the coding sequence GTGGACTCCAGTGGCAAGGGGCAGGCGGCCGGAAACGGCCCCGCACCACGCCACCTTCCCGGACACATAGCAGCCGCCCTGGCAGGCGCCGGAGGTCCTGCCGACTCGGCAGGCCAACCGTGGGCGGGCCGGAGCCTGGCCGGAGACGACGGCAAGATCCACAACTTCGAGGACGACGACGGCACGGCCGACGCCGGATACGTCACCGCCGTCCGCGGCCTTCTTGACGGCACCGGCGATGAAGCGGCCGTGGTGGCTTCACTGGCCACAGCCCGGGTGTTCATCCCGGTCATTGCCCAGCTCGCTGAGGAGGCGGAGGGCGCAGGCGGCCTGTCAGCGGACAAACAGGCGGACATGGCGCTGGTCACCCTCAAGGCTGCCGACGGCAGGACTGCCATTCCGGCTTTCACGTCCGCTGCCGCACTGGCTGCGTGGCACCCCGGAGCGCGGCCCGTAGCCGTGTACGCCGCCCGTGCTGCACTCTCTGCAGTGGCGGAGGGGGCCGAACTCCTGGTCCTCGATCCGGGCTCGGACGTCACCTTTGTGGTGCGCCGGCCGGCAGTGTGGGCGCTGGCGCAACAGCACGGCTGGATCCCTTCCTACGCCGACGAGGAGGTGGCGGCGGAAGTTTCCGCGGCCGCAGCAGGATTCCCTGCTGTCCGAAACATCGCGCTCCTGCCCGGCTCGGGCGTCCCCACGGCCTCCGGTACCGGCGCCCAACTGCCAGGCGGAGGTGCCGGTCCCGAACTTCAGGTGGTGCTGTACCTCGAGGACGGGCTTGACTCCGCCGCGGTCCAGGAGTTGGTGACAGGGCTGCAGTCCGTGTGGTCCCGGAATGTATTGTTTGGTGAGCGGGTTGACTCGATCGAAATCAAGTTGAGGCGCGCAGCACAGTAG
- the priA gene encoding bifunctional 1-(5-phosphoribosyl)-5-((5-phosphoribosylamino)methylideneamino)imidazole-4-carboxamide isomerase/phosphoribosylanthranilate isomerase PriA, with amino-acid sequence MTTAHDLPVLELLPAVDVVNGQAVRLVQGEAGSETSYGTPLEAALNWQQQGAEWVHLVDLDAAFGRGSNAELLREVVGRLDIKVELSGGLRDDDSLEAALDLGVARVNLGTAALENPDWTRRAIERFGDKIAVGLDVRGRTLAGRGWTKEGGDLWEVLGRLEEAGCARYVVTDVTKDGTLQGPNVELLRQMVEKTGKPVVASGGISSLDDLKVLRSLVPLGVEGAIVGKALYAGAFTLPEALDVAGRR; translated from the coding sequence ATGACCACCGCACACGATCTGCCGGTTCTTGAACTGCTGCCCGCCGTCGACGTCGTAAACGGCCAGGCCGTCCGGCTGGTGCAGGGTGAGGCCGGCAGCGAGACCAGTTACGGCACTCCGCTTGAGGCAGCCCTCAACTGGCAGCAGCAGGGCGCTGAATGGGTGCATCTTGTGGACCTGGACGCTGCGTTTGGCCGTGGCTCAAACGCTGAACTGCTGCGCGAAGTGGTGGGACGGCTGGACATCAAGGTAGAGCTCTCCGGCGGACTCCGGGACGACGATTCGCTTGAGGCGGCGCTGGACCTCGGGGTGGCGAGGGTAAACCTCGGCACTGCGGCCCTGGAAAACCCTGACTGGACCCGCCGGGCCATTGAGCGGTTCGGCGACAAGATCGCCGTCGGACTCGACGTCCGCGGGAGAACCCTGGCGGGGCGGGGATGGACCAAAGAAGGCGGGGACCTCTGGGAGGTCCTGGGCCGGCTGGAAGAGGCCGGCTGCGCCCGCTACGTGGTCACGGACGTCACCAAGGACGGCACGCTGCAGGGGCCCAACGTGGAGCTGTTGCGCCAGATGGTGGAGAAGACCGGCAAGCCGGTAGTGGCCTCGGGCGGCATCTCCAGCCTCGATGACCTGAAGGTGCTGCGTTCCCTGGTTCCGCTGGGCGTGGAAGGCGCGATTGTGGGCAAAGCGCTGTACGCCGGCGCGTTCACCCTGCCTGAAGCCCTTGACGTCGCCGGCCGCCGCTAG
- the hisH gene encoding imidazole glycerol phosphate synthase subunit HisH has translation MTGQILRDGAVIDPAASKKPVSLEGKPTVTVLDYGSGNIRSAVRALERAGAEVILSAKPEDVLNADGLVVPGVGAFETVMRELKAVDGIRLIGRRVAGGRPVLGICVGLQVLFEAGVEHGTEAEGMGEWPGKVELLPADVVPHMGWNTVKVPEGSRLFAGVEGERFYFVHSYGVQEWNFDVVQPRMAPPLVTWSEHGAPFIAAVENGPLCATQFHPEKSGDAGARLLRNWVDGLRKPASTDGSA, from the coding sequence GTGACCGGCCAGATCCTCCGGGACGGCGCGGTAATAGATCCCGCCGCCTCGAAGAAACCGGTATCGCTTGAAGGCAAGCCCACAGTCACGGTGCTGGATTACGGCTCCGGAAACATCCGCTCTGCTGTGCGTGCCCTTGAACGGGCCGGAGCCGAGGTCATCCTCAGCGCCAAGCCGGAGGACGTGCTCAACGCGGATGGCCTGGTGGTGCCGGGCGTGGGTGCCTTTGAAACCGTGATGCGCGAACTGAAGGCCGTGGATGGGATCCGGCTGATCGGCAGGCGCGTGGCTGGTGGCAGGCCCGTCCTGGGCATTTGCGTCGGCCTCCAGGTGCTGTTCGAGGCCGGTGTTGAGCACGGGACTGAAGCCGAAGGCATGGGGGAGTGGCCCGGCAAGGTCGAGCTCCTCCCGGCGGACGTAGTGCCGCACATGGGGTGGAATACCGTGAAGGTCCCCGAAGGATCGAGGCTCTTCGCGGGAGTGGAAGGCGAACGGTTTTACTTTGTTCACTCCTACGGCGTCCAGGAATGGAACTTCGACGTGGTGCAGCCGCGGATGGCTCCGCCGCTGGTCACCTGGTCCGAGCACGGTGCCCCGTTCATTGCCGCGGTGGAGAACGGGCCGCTCTGCGCCACCCAGTTCCACCCGGAAAAATCCGGTGATGCCGGGGCCCGTCTCCTGCGCAACTGGGTGGACGGACTCCGTAAGCCCGCATCAACGGATGGTTCCGCCTAG